In Phenylobacterium zucineum HLK1, one DNA window encodes the following:
- a CDS encoding M16 family metallopeptidase — MLHTARAAGLAVLLATSALAPAAALAQVPLAQPGAPAAAAQVPPIRFEQRTLPNGLKFFYSQDRSTPNVTVQVWYGVGSKDDPQGRSGFAHLFEHMMFKATRNLPAESIDRMTEDVGGFNNASTWDDFTNYYEVVPANHLERLLWVEAERLSSLVVDEATFKSERDVVKEEFRQNYLSTPYGRLFGLYIQEASYTAHPYKRPGIGNIEELDAATIDDVRAFHQTWYRPDNAALIVVGNFDEAKLNAWVDRYFGPLKPPAGPMPEITAKEPSRTKPGVFEGYGPNVPLPAVAITWQAPEAAHPDAPALIVLDAILSAGKSSRLYNSLVYEKQIAAEAMSQADLPEDPGKFMVAAIMASGHDIGEGEAALLAEVKRLRDAPPSAAELAEAKNELIAARLRERETIDGRAFALGQALMLTGEAARANTVLAELQAVTAQDVQRVARKYLADETRMTIRYRADSERPAGQAEPPKPPPPKTVTRYEGPVFALAPEGQRAQPPPLAEPVEPVLPQPAERTLANGLRVIVARSSDLPLVTADLTVKTGAWADPQGLSGAAAMTAGMLTEGTTTRSAQQIASEVEALGATLGSGASLEASSVTLNAMPDKLAPALAIMADVAKNPAFAAEELERQRQQTLDGLQVAYQQPGSLAAFATAPVVFGGTPFGHPTQGSPDSIARLQPQHLRAIHAGFYRPDNAILVLTGDITPEQGFALAQQAFGDWARPAAPPPAQPDVRPSASPRAIAIDLPGTGQASVNVVRPAIARTDADYYPAVVASTVLGGGYSARLNTEIRIKRGLSYGARAGLSTNRATGSFRASAQTKNESAPEVLDLIKAEMAKLAAEPAGPDELKARKSVLVGGFGRDLATSGGLADILGNFALYGVPLDEVTLYTRKVESVQAGEVQAFARRLFDPAQASVIVAGDAKAFSTGLKQRLPDLQVIPAAELDLESPTLRRSASSTR; from the coding sequence ATGCTGCACACCGCCCGCGCCGCCGGCCTCGCCGTGCTCCTCGCCACCTCGGCCCTCGCGCCGGCCGCCGCTCTGGCCCAAGTCCCTCTGGCCCAGCCGGGCGCGCCCGCCGCCGCCGCGCAGGTCCCGCCGATCCGCTTCGAGCAGCGGACCCTGCCGAACGGATTGAAGTTCTTCTATTCGCAGGACCGCTCGACGCCGAACGTGACGGTGCAGGTCTGGTACGGCGTCGGCTCGAAGGACGATCCGCAGGGCCGCTCGGGCTTCGCGCACCTGTTCGAGCACATGATGTTCAAGGCCACCCGCAACCTGCCGGCCGAGAGCATCGACCGGATGACCGAGGACGTGGGCGGCTTCAACAACGCCTCCACCTGGGACGACTTCACCAACTACTACGAGGTGGTGCCGGCCAATCACCTGGAGCGCCTGCTCTGGGTCGAGGCCGAGCGGCTGTCGTCCCTCGTCGTGGACGAGGCCACCTTCAAGTCCGAGCGCGACGTGGTGAAGGAGGAGTTCCGCCAGAACTACCTGTCGACGCCCTACGGCCGGCTGTTCGGCCTCTACATCCAGGAAGCCAGCTACACGGCCCACCCCTACAAACGGCCGGGGATCGGCAACATCGAGGAGCTGGACGCGGCGACGATCGACGACGTGCGCGCCTTCCACCAGACCTGGTATCGGCCCGACAACGCCGCCCTGATCGTCGTCGGCAATTTCGACGAGGCGAAGCTCAACGCCTGGGTGGACAGGTACTTCGGCCCGCTGAAGCCGCCCGCCGGCCCGATGCCCGAGATCACCGCCAAGGAGCCGTCGCGGACGAAGCCCGGCGTGTTCGAGGGCTATGGCCCCAACGTGCCCCTGCCGGCGGTCGCCATCACCTGGCAGGCGCCCGAGGCCGCGCACCCGGACGCCCCGGCCCTGATCGTGCTGGACGCCATCCTGTCGGCCGGCAAGTCGTCGCGGCTCTACAACAGCCTGGTCTACGAGAAGCAGATCGCCGCCGAGGCCATGTCGCAGGCCGACCTGCCGGAGGACCCGGGCAAGTTCATGGTCGCCGCCATCATGGCCAGCGGCCACGACATCGGCGAGGGCGAGGCCGCGCTGCTGGCCGAGGTCAAGCGCCTGCGCGACGCCCCGCCCAGCGCCGCCGAACTGGCCGAGGCGAAGAACGAGCTGATCGCCGCGCGCCTGCGCGAGCGCGAGACCATCGACGGCCGCGCCTTCGCGCTCGGCCAGGCCCTGATGCTGACGGGCGAGGCGGCGCGGGCCAACACCGTGCTGGCCGAGCTGCAGGCGGTGACGGCGCAGGACGTCCAGCGCGTCGCCCGCAAGTACCTGGCCGACGAGACCCGGATGACCATCCGCTACCGGGCGGACTCCGAGCGGCCGGCCGGCCAGGCCGAGCCGCCGAAGCCGCCGCCGCCGAAGACCGTCACCCGCTACGAAGGGCCGGTCTTCGCCCTCGCGCCCGAGGGCCAGCGGGCCCAGCCGCCGCCGCTGGCCGAGCCGGTGGAGCCGGTGCTGCCGCAGCCGGCCGAGCGCACCCTCGCGAACGGCCTGCGGGTGATCGTCGCCCGCTCCTCCGATCTGCCGCTGGTGACGGCGGACCTGACGGTGAAGACCGGCGCCTGGGCCGATCCGCAAGGCCTGTCCGGCGCGGCGGCGATGACCGCGGGCATGCTCACCGAGGGAACCACGACGCGTTCGGCCCAGCAGATCGCCAGCGAGGTCGAGGCCCTGGGCGCGACGCTGGGCTCTGGGGCGAGCCTGGAGGCCTCGTCGGTCACCCTGAACGCCATGCCCGACAAGCTGGCCCCGGCGCTGGCCATCATGGCCGACGTGGCGAAGAATCCGGCCTTCGCGGCCGAGGAGCTGGAGCGCCAGCGCCAGCAGACGCTTGACGGCCTGCAGGTCGCCTACCAGCAGCCCGGCAGTCTGGCGGCGTTCGCCACGGCGCCCGTGGTGTTCGGCGGCACGCCCTTCGGCCATCCGACCCAAGGCTCGCCCGACTCCATCGCCCGGCTGCAGCCCCAGCACCTGCGGGCGATCCACGCCGGCTTCTACCGGCCCGACAACGCCATCCTGGTGCTGACCGGCGACATCACCCCCGAGCAGGGCTTCGCCCTGGCCCAGCAGGCGTTCGGCGACTGGGCCCGGCCCGCCGCGCCGCCGCCCGCCCAGCCGGACGTGCGGCCCAGCGCCAGCCCACGGGCGATCGCCATCGACCTGCCGGGCACGGGCCAGGCCTCGGTCAACGTGGTCCGGCCCGCCATCGCCCGCACCGACGCCGACTACTATCCCGCCGTGGTGGCCAGCACCGTCCTCGGCGGCGGCTATTCCGCCCGCCTGAACACCGAAATCCGCATCAAGCGCGGCCTGTCCTACGGCGCCCGCGCCGGGCTCTCCACCAATCGCGCGACCGGCTCGTTCCGCGCCAGCGCGCAGACCAAGAACGAGTCCGCGCCCGAGGTGCTGGACCTGATCAAGGCCGAGATGGCCAAGCTGGCCGCCGAGCCGGCGGGGCCCGACGAGCTGAAGGCCCGCAAGTCGGTGCTGGTGGGCGGCTTCGGCCGCGACCTCGCCACCTCCGGCGGGCTCGCGGACATCCTGGGGAACTTCGCGCTCTACGGCGTGCCGCTGGACGAGGTGACGCTCTACACGCGCAAGGTCGAGTCGGTGCAGGCCGGCGAGGTGCAGGCCTTCGCCCGGCGCCTGTTCGATCCCGCCCAGGCCAGCGTCATCGTCGCCGGGGACGCCAAGGCGTTCTCGACGGGGCTGAAGCAGCGCCTGCCCGACCTGCAGGTGATCCCCGCCGCCGAGCTCGACTTGGAGAGCCCCACGCTCAGGCGGAGCGCATCGTCCACGCGCTGA
- a CDS encoding Hsp70 family protein, whose protein sequence is MTWPSRPSDSSPAHLGIDFGTTNTVLALAGGDGPAHLVKFPAAEGELFAFRSCLSFYAPPEAPTERQIAAGPWAIEAYVEDPAETRFIQSFKSFAAQESFTETQILGRRYRFEDLLSTFLLKVREYAGGELAQMPERAIVGRPVSFVGAHPNEALALERYETAFRRMGVKEILYAYEPVGAAFFFARELDHDATVLVGDFGGGTSDFSIIRFERRAGELTSTPLGRSGVGVAGDAFDYRIIDQLVSPALGKGSSYTSMGKVLPTPNRWYTAFARWDQLALMRASRDMREIRKLVRDAVEPEKIERLVEVLDENYGYRLYRAVSKLKETLSFETEAEFRFEAGSISITTPVARSEFEAWIAPELGLMEQAVDRALAAAGLPPEAIDRVFLTGGSSLTPAVRAIFHRRFPADRIETGAELESIASGLALMGRERDLSAWTMRSA, encoded by the coding sequence ATGACCTGGCCCAGTCGACCGTCCGACAGCTCGCCCGCCCACCTGGGGATCGACTTCGGCACCACCAACACCGTCCTGGCGCTCGCAGGCGGGGACGGTCCGGCCCACCTGGTGAAGTTCCCGGCGGCGGAGGGCGAGCTGTTCGCCTTCCGCAGCTGCCTGTCCTTCTACGCGCCGCCCGAGGCTCCGACGGAACGGCAGATCGCCGCCGGCCCCTGGGCGATCGAGGCCTATGTGGAGGACCCGGCCGAGACCCGGTTCATCCAGAGCTTCAAGAGCTTCGCCGCCCAGGAGAGCTTCACCGAGACCCAGATCCTGGGCCGGCGCTACCGCTTCGAGGATCTGCTCTCCACCTTCCTGCTGAAGGTGCGCGAATACGCGGGCGGCGAGCTGGCGCAGATGCCCGAACGGGCGATTGTCGGCCGGCCGGTCAGCTTCGTCGGGGCCCATCCGAACGAGGCCCTGGCGCTGGAGCGCTACGAGACGGCGTTCAGGCGCATGGGCGTGAAGGAGATCCTCTACGCCTACGAGCCGGTGGGCGCGGCGTTCTTCTTCGCCCGCGAGCTCGACCACGACGCGACGGTGCTGGTCGGCGACTTCGGCGGCGGCACCTCGGACTTCTCGATCATCCGCTTCGAGCGCCGCGCCGGCGAGCTGACGTCCACGCCCCTCGGCCGCTCGGGGGTCGGGGTGGCGGGCGACGCCTTCGACTACCGGATCATCGACCAGCTCGTCTCCCCGGCGCTGGGCAAGGGCTCGAGCTACACCTCAATGGGGAAGGTGCTGCCCACGCCGAACCGCTGGTACACCGCCTTCGCCCGCTGGGACCAGCTGGCCCTGATGCGGGCCAGCCGCGACATGCGCGAGATCCGCAAGCTGGTGCGCGACGCGGTGGAGCCCGAGAAGATCGAGCGCCTGGTCGAGGTGCTGGACGAGAACTACGGCTACCGGCTGTACCGCGCGGTCTCCAAGCTCAAGGAGACCCTGTCCTTCGAGACCGAGGCCGAGTTCCGCTTCGAGGCGGGGTCGATCTCGATCACGACCCCGGTCGCCCGGTCCGAGTTCGAGGCCTGGATCGCGCCCGAACTGGGCCTGATGGAGCAGGCGGTGGACCGCGCCCTGGCCGCCGCCGGCCTGCCGCCCGAGGCCATCGACCGGGTGTTCCTGACCGGCGGCTCGTCGCTGACCCCGGCGGTGCGGGCGATCTTCCACCGCCGCTTCCCCGCCGATCGGATCGAGACGGGCGCGGAACTGGAATCCATCGCCTCCGGCCTGGCGCTGATGGGCCGCGAGCGCGACCTCAGCGCGTGGACGATGCGCTCCGCCTGA